Proteins encoded together in one Oncorhynchus masou masou isolate Uvic2021 chromosome 3, UVic_Omas_1.1, whole genome shotgun sequence window:
- the basp1 gene encoding brain acid soluble protein 1 homolog, which produces MGGKLSKKKKGYNVNDEKDKDAKPEGATAEESEPQNDKKDEAPAPAETTEIANDTKDVPAADTTMTKEEEKGASPPTKEPEKPAAEPKAEMSKAAEVTDPAPKEKPAAPAKEPAPSTKEAAQAPEVKAQAPAPPAAQAESKDEADAKKTEAPAVPVAKAEAAPVAAAPQAKPTEAAAAVPAKEAPAARSTAAPLAATEPAALVKEANATEAPVPSKDQTVEVQD; this is translated from the coding sequence ATGGGAGGCAAGCTCAGCAAAAAGAAGAAGGGATACAATGTAAACGATGAGAAGGACAAGGATGCCAAACCAGAGGGTGCAACAGCCGAGGAGAGCGAACCTCAGAACGACAAAAAGGACGAGGCCCCTGCTCCCGCCGAGACCACCGAGATAGCTAACGACACAAAGGATGTGCCCGCAGCCGATACCACGATGACCAAGGAGGAAGAAAAGGGCGCCTCCCCTCCCACCAAGGAGCCGGAAAAACCTGCAGCAGAGCCCAAAGCGGAGATGTCTAAGGCTGCGGAAGTCACCGACCCTGCCCCCAAGGAGAAACCAGCCGCCCCTGCGAAAGAGCCAGCCCCCTCCACTAAGGAAGCCGCCCAAGCTCCAGAGGTCAAGGCCCAGGCGCCTGCACCACCCGCAGCCCAGGCTGAAAGCAAAGACGAGGCCGACGCTAAAAAGACTGAGGCCCCTGCAGTACCAGTGGCTAAAGCCGAGGCGGCCCCTGTTGCCGCTGCCCCCCAGGCCAAGCCCACAGAAGCAGCAGCGGCGGTCCCGGCCAAGGAGGCCCCGGCTGCCCGTTCAACAGCAGCACCACTGGCTGCCACTGAGCCCGCTGCACTGGTCAAGGAGGCCAATGCCACAGAGGCCCCAGTTCCAAGCAAGGATCAAACCGTAGAAGTTCAAGATTAA